In one window of Streptomyces griseus subsp. griseus DNA:
- a CDS encoding methyltransferase domain-containing protein, with translation MVARQLDEQIAGRFPVGQRLRVLDVGMGRGVQALRLARAGHSVTGLESDGELLRAAREVLATEPEGIRERMKLIEGHGRETGVHFLPGSFDVVLCHGVLMYVEEPDPMLAGLARMLAPGGLLSLLVRNADALAMRPGLGGDFGAALEAFDSATYTNGLGLTVRADRLDALRATLAGIAAPLHAWYGVRVFTDNTADGTELSADELERVLTLEDRAGRTDPYRGVAALLHLCGVRG, from the coding sequence CTGGTCGCCCGGCAGCTGGACGAGCAGATAGCCGGGCGGTTCCCGGTCGGTCAGCGGCTGCGCGTCCTGGACGTCGGCATGGGCCGGGGTGTGCAGGCGCTGCGGCTGGCGCGGGCCGGTCACTCGGTGACCGGTCTGGAGTCGGACGGCGAGCTGCTGCGGGCGGCCCGCGAGGTCCTGGCGACCGAGCCCGAGGGCATCCGCGAGCGGATGAAACTGATCGAGGGGCACGGCCGGGAGACCGGTGTGCACTTCCTGCCGGGCAGCTTCGACGTGGTGCTCTGCCACGGTGTCCTGATGTACGTCGAGGAGCCCGACCCGATGCTCGCCGGGCTGGCCCGGATGCTGGCCCCGGGCGGTCTGCTCTCGCTGCTCGTACGGAACGCGGACGCGCTGGCGATGCGCCCCGGGCTCGGCGGCGATTTCGGCGCGGCCCTGGAGGCCTTCGACTCCGCGACGTACACGAACGGTCTCGGTCTCACCGTGCGGGCCGACCGCCTCGACGCCCTGCGGGCCACCCTCGCCGGGATCGCCGCCCCGCTGCACGCCTGGTACGGGGTGCGGGTCTTCACCGACAACACGGCCGACGGCACCGAGCTGTCCGCCGATGAGCTGGAGCGGGTGCTGACCCTGGAGGACCGGGCCGGCCGGACCGACCCGTACCGGGGCGTCGCGGCGCTGCTCCACCTGTGCGGGGTGCGCGGCTAG